TCTGTGATTTCTTATCATTCTCATGAACATGACCAACCTCAATTTGCATCCAACTTGCATAAAAACACCTTTAACCCCCTTTATTGATGACACTACCAACTTGTGGAATCCTTTGCTGTCCAATCCTGCACAAACTACATCTCCAAACATCACAAGTGGGGACAACCATCTCCCGAGTCCCATTTCATCACATGCATCACAAACTACTCATGCATTATTCACACCTCAGCTAGCACACAACTCTTCATTACACACACCAACACCCCCAATTGAAGTAAGAAAATCTTCAAGAATAAAGAAAATGCCAACATACCTTAAGGACTACCATTGTAAGATACATACCACAACATCTACTATCAATTCTCTTTGCAGGTACCCGATATCACAATATATATCTTATGATGCACTTAGTCCCAAACACAAGTCTTTTTCTTTGGCTGTTGCCACAACTGTTGTGCCTAGCAATTATGAGGAAGCAATTATTCATCCTTACTGGAGAGAAGCCATTCATATTGAACTGGAGACTTTAAAGCAAAATCAAACTTGGTGCATTACAAAACTCCCCGCTGGTAATTAAGAAACTTATAGGTTGCAAGTGGGTGTTTCGGGTCAAACTTCACCCTGACGGTTCCGTTGAACACTATAAGGCCAGGCTTGTAGCAAAAGGTTTACCCAAATAGAAGGAGTTGATTTTATAGACACATTCAGTCCAATGGTTCGCATGACAACCTTGAGAATTGTATTGGCCTTAGCTGCGGCCAAGCAGTGGCACATCAAGCAGTTAGACGTTAACACTGCTTTTCTTCACGGCGATTTGAATGAGGAAATATACATGAAACTTCCTCCTGGGCTCGATCATCCGGCTGTACGATCAGATTCAGTTTGTAAACTTCAAAAATCTCTTTATGGTTTGAGACAAGCGAGTCGACAATGGAACTTAAAGTTGACTGAAACTCTCACCATTGGGGGCTTCACCAAATCTGAATCAGATCACTCTTTATATACGAAAATCACTTCTCAGGGGTTACTATCATTATGGTTTATGTTGATGACCTGGTTTTGACTGGTGATGACTTGGATGAAatttagagaataaaaaaaattacttgacCTGCGGTTTAAAATTAAAGATTTGGGTGATTTAAAATATTTCTTAGGAATGGAAGTGGCCAGATTCTCCAACGGAATTCACATCTGTCAGAGAAAATATGTGCTTGACATCCTCAAAGATTTTGGGTACTTAGATTACAAACCTGTTAGCACGCCTATGGATtacacttgtgcttccaaattgtCACGAGATAGTAGCACTGCTCTAGCTTATCACACTTCTTACCGGCAGCTCGTTGGAAGACTATTATACCTAACCAATACACGGCTAGACATTGTTTATGCTATAGGGCAACTTAGTCAGTTCATTGATGCCCAACTGATGAGCACATGCGGACAACTTTTCGTGTGTTAAAATACTTAAAAGGATGCCCATTCGTTGGTGTTTTCTTTTCAACAGACAATGACCTCAAGCTCACTGGTTTTGCTGATGCCGATTGGACAACATATACAGATACTCGAAAGTCTATCACTGGCCACTGCTTCTATCTTGGAAGTTCCTTAATTAGTTGGAAGAGTAAGAAACAAAGCACCGTCGCTAGATCCTCATCCGAGGCAGAATATCGAGCCTTGGCATTGGCTACTTGCCAAGCTCAATGGATATCTTTCATCATGCATGACCTTAGATAGCCCCTAACGGAGCCTATTACTCTCTTTTGTGACAATAAATTCGCCATTCACATTGCCACTAATCCTATTTTTCACGAACGCACAAAGCATATCGGGTGGATTGCCACACCGCTCGGAATCAAAACCTATTTGGCCTCACTCACTTGATGCCAGTCTCCTCATCTAATCAGCTTGCAGATTTTCTGACAAAAACTTTGGCACCAGATTCTTTTGCGGTTAATCTTTTTAAACTAGGACTTCTAAACATCCACAGCCCTAGTTTGCGGAAGGATGTAAGTTGAGTCATAGGTTGCTAAGTATGTGTTAGTTGGCATTTGATTTGTTATCCCTAATGCCTCgacaaattaattattcaattaatgttattatgtacatatatatacaatagCTATTAggtattctttttaacttttttttttgagaattcaTTCGGCCCCTTTTTGAATATTGGTTCTCTGTTTACTttccttcctttctctctcttcaaacCATCTCTCTTCTCACCTTCTTTTCTTTGtccattctttcttttttttgttcttaGACTCATCTAATAGTGTTAGACTCATCTAATAGTGTTTGATGAGAATAAAGCTTCTCTTTCACCAATTTTTGCAGATGCTTCCTAGTCTCTATCGAGTATCAACGATCTAATCGGTGGAAATTCTTCGACCAACACGTTTTaactcaacttttttttttactgaatATATAAGTGAAacattatttaattattcaaaaGTAATAAATCTCACAAATCACAAGTAATATTTAGGCGTAAAGTGGTAGTAGTAGTTCATCTCACCCATACCTCTATAATTAGAAATTGatttccaataataaaaaatgaagcaTATAATTGAGATTAATAACGATCGAgctctatatttttaaattatgaaagattaatatgatattataaaattatttttttaaaaagttaaattgataaaaaatatatatataaataattatatatatatatatatatatcatttttttgtCTCTGACAGACAAGTActctatttcttttaaaaatttaaataataaaaaaattagtcatgGTTATACTGGatagttttttaaaaagaaaatcctTTTACATGCAACATTAAAGCAATAATACTATTTATGTATGTAAGTATCTTTTCGAACCTTCTATCTAAACATAACTATTTTAAAAACTTACAATAGTCACCATCTATCATTATTCATTCATCCAATATTCAAAGTACACAATTTATTGAAGAACAGATGCTCGaattggtttttaaaaaaaattagataaaaaaatttgatccctgataaatttttattctttaaaagttACATCAGATAAATTTGCCTTTTTATCATTTTGAAGGAAATTAATTTATCttatagtaatattttttaaaaacttaattattttataataaaatttgttagagATTTATTTGTTTGATAcgtatattaaaaatttgattgaaagTGACAGAATGATCAATCTATTCGACgagaataattttcaaaaaattataaaaagcaaAGTCTTGATCTAAAATTTTTTGGAGATAAATTTATAAGCTTACTCTTTATTTAATTTGAAGGGTAATATGGTCAAGGCACGAAACATTTTATTGAGTATATAGTTTAACCGGATATGGAAGTGTCCAAATCTTTTACCAACCTAATAAAGATTTGCAAAATGTATACTTTAATAGAAATAATGAACGACAAGCTAAACTAAGAAGCAAgcaaaaagaataatattaatgGATATATAAATAGTGTGGCGCAGCCCCTTGTTAGTTTGATTTGGTGCGGTAAGAgtggaaaaattaaaaagactgCACAATATGGGAAGGTCTCCATGCTGCGATGAGAGTGGCCTTAAGAAAGGTCCATGGACTCCTGAAGAAGATCAAAAGCTTGTTCACCACATTCAGAAACATGGCCATGGAAGTTGGAGAGCACTTCCTAAGTTAGCGGGTcagcaaattataattaaatctcTTATATAAAGTTTACAATATTAATTTCTTTCACTGAATTCATCATGATGTAGTTTGTTGATTTTGTTGATGCAGGTCTTAATAGATGTGGCAAGAGCTGTAGACTTAGGTGGACTAACTATTTGAGGCCTGATATTAAGAGGGGCAAATTCTCCCAAGAAGAGGAGCAAACCATTctccatcttcattccattctTGGAAACAAGTACTTTCCTAATATATACTTTCTATCTCACTTAcaccaattctttttcttcttttattttttagtggAGAAGAAATTCAAGGGTTTTTAGTGAGCTAGATTCTATTCTATATAGTTTTGTTTCATTATTCATCCATAAAGAAAATGGACAAAAAGTTTTTACTTTTGGCAACAATTATGTTTAGATatatttctttattaaaaatataattatctatgtgttagtttttaataaagtgaaaactcagatgcagttaacttcatgtgaagttgataactgagaaccgttagataaaaatttagtcaaatcatttaacaattctcaactatcaacttcacatcaaGTTGGCTATTCTTGAGTAGAAAGAATGGTTTAGTAATATAAGAGCGATATTGTTGAACAGGTGGTCAGCAATTGCGACCCATCTTCCGGGGAGAACAGACAACGAGATAAAGAATTTCTGGAACActcatttgaagaagaagctgATCCAGATGGGTTTTGATCCAATGACTCATCAACCAAGAACTGACCTTGTTTCTACCCTCCCATACCTCATAGCTTTGGCAAGCATGATGGATACATCATCATCAATTGATGAACATGCTCTGAGCTTACAAGCAGAGGCAATTCAAATGGCAAAGCTTCAGTACCTTCATTACTTACTCCAATCTTCCTCATCAAATTCCAACCTTGCCTTGGACCAACAAAACAATCCCATCAACATCACAAACATGGAACCTCCTTTCAGTTTGTTAAATGTGAAAGAGAAtattaatactaataataataataataataatggtccTTCTTCatttcctcatcatcatcatcatgggaATGGGATTCTTATTGATGATGATAGTAGCTGTCAACCACTCCACTACCACCCAAACTTGCTATTATCTCACTTTTTAGACCCACCATCACAACAAGTCTCTTTCAATTCCCAATCATGTTTGAATAATATTAATGAGCAAGGTCAAGGTTCTACTACTAACTATGCAATCATAAGTCAAATGGATCACACAACAGCTGATGATAATTCCTCCTGgattcttccatcttcttctccaTTGTCATCTATTGCTCCAAATAATAATGGACCCTCTACTACTACTAGTAACAATAATAATCCAGGAGATACAAGCAGCACCACTTCTAGctatggaggaggaggaggacctgcttcttcctcctcttcttattGGTCTGAACTCTTTCTTGTGGACCCTACTATCATGCATGAGCTACCTTAATTTTATTGGtgggtactcccatgaagatgttataattgtcttcatgtgatgatttttctttttgacccttagatgatagattgtagggttagattttgatatgttataaaagtgttgtttttatttgaagtgtggccaaatcaataaatcatactTTTATACAAaacatcttcataaaaagatgttttttgcatcttcatttgagtagctcccaattttatttttattttcagattATAGTTGGCACTGTATTtggtttgtgtgtgtgtgtttttattCTATGCCTTGTTCATCATCACATTATTGTTTCTTGCCACTTCTTTCAAATCAACACACATCTACATATATATAGGTTATATATATTAtagtatgtataaatatatatgtattacATGTATGCGTATTTATATAATTGATACATGTTTGGTGTACATAACTCTTGGAAAGATTAGTAGGACATAGTATATGAATGTCAAtacaattatttttctctttaattatctatttttatttgttattaaattaattagattTCTATGCATTGAATTTGAATGAAAGAGGTAACgactcatttttttttttcaaagtaattttatgatataaaatcAGAATGTTTGtaacataaaaattattacaACTGGCGCACAATGCACATTGTTAATTTCCATATGAATTATATATCAACAAACATGTATAGTAGTTTCTGCAGTAAAACAGAAGCAAAATAATAAATCACGGCTAATCAAAGTTTCCACAATTCTAAAAATCGTGGCTAATGAACCAAAAGTCatgctaaataaaaaaaaaatattagaaagataataacataaaattattttatttaatttaatataacattcacctaaaatataatatctataattatatattattacgtttaaaataatttttttattttaataataattaaaaaatacaaaataaaaaattaatacattaaaaaaaaaacaaattatcaCTTCCAATagttcttaaattataaatcctaaacattattctaaaaaaattaaaattctcctCTATAGCCACAGTAGTTTTGCGAGCTTTAACTATATATGATTTGTTTTTTTCCGCAGCTTAAACCCGCTTCTCTTGTAGTGAGAATGTATGGCTGCTATAAATTAAATagagagaaaacagttaagaaTTGTTTTCTCATCCACCAACTCATCAAAGGGTGGTTTACTTAAGAATGTATATATAAACTTAGTTACTCGAATCAAGTATGGGGGATAGGAGAGGTATATCACTCTTGTAAATCATTCAAGTAAATACGTTCTTGTATCTAGGACAATGAAGGAAATATTGATATATAATTACAATAATCTGTTTGCTTTGGCCTCTTAAATATATTTGCTAATTGATCAGACGGAAGAGTATTagaatcttaattaatttatttattttccaacgTAGGATAACCAAATTAAGTACTTTGCCGGTATATATTAATAGAATAATGTCAAGTAGTGtacatcaaaatcaaaattagccagaaaaattagttattagtataaaatacaaattagaatataaa
This region of Arachis hypogaea cultivar Tifrunner chromosome 8, arahy.Tifrunner.gnm2.J5K5, whole genome shotgun sequence genomic DNA includes:
- the LOC112705017 gene encoding uncharacterized mitochondrial protein AtMg00810-like; the protein is MEVARFSNGIHICQRKYVLDILKDFGYLDYKPVSTPMDYTCASKLSRDSSTALAYHTSYRQLVGRLLYLTNTRLDIVYAIGQLNNDLKLTGFADADWTTYTDTRKSITGHCFYLGSSLISWKSKKQSTVARSSSEAEYRALALATCQAQWISFIMHDLR
- the LOC112706176 gene encoding transcription factor MYB53, which codes for MGRSPCCDESGLKKGPWTPEEDQKLVHHIQKHGHGSWRALPKLAGLNRCGKSCRLRWTNYLRPDIKRGKFSQEEEQTILHLHSILGNKWSAIATHLPGRTDNEIKNFWNTHLKKKLIQMGFDPMTHQPRTDLVSTLPYLIALASMMDTSSSIDEHALSLQAEAIQMAKLQYLHYLLQSSSSNSNLALDQQNNPINITNMEPPFSLLNVKENINTNNNNNNNGPSSFPHHHHHGNGILIDDDSSCQPLHYHPNLLLSHFLDPPSQQVSFNSQSCLNNINEQGQGSTTNYAIISQMDHTTADDNSSWILPSSSPLSSIAPNNNGPSTTTSNNNNPGDTSSTTSSYGGGGGPASSSSSYWSELFLVDPTIMHELP